A genome region from Gemmatimonadota bacterium includes the following:
- a CDS encoding sulfatase, producing MAVCSRAFKMETKMAKHPNLVFIFPDEYRKQAMGFMNEDPVITPNIDRFASESLVLTDAVSTRPVCSPYRAMLFTGQYPHANGVLGNVNSTTVQYENYLRENARCFSDVLHDAGYNQAYLGKLHLDPPNEQYEYTEGPRSNGVIWDSYTPPGPRRHGYDFWYSYGCCDWHFNPHYWTGNDPIDKRIDPKEWSPKHETDIAINYIRNEGGKYRDPEKPFSLVISHNPPHMPFKQVPEKYVDQYGDATHEDLLTRPNVPTDERGDSARENAKHYFAMVTGVDENFGRILDCLKTEGLEEDTIVVFTSDHGEMMGSHGRIGKTVHYEESFTVPFIIRWPGKITPGTDNLLIGTPDLMPTLLNLMGVGQIPDSVQGTDYSDILLGREGTRPTSALYLNVNPDNPAGGSRGVRTHRHTYVVTRTPESEEIILHDNVADPYQLQNSAGDHPGLVAELEKEMNNWLAKTGDPWLRE from the coding sequence ATGGCAGTGTGTTCCCGCGCATTTAAAATGGAGACCAAGATGGCTAAACATCCCAACCTCGTATTTATATTCCCCGATGAATATCGCAAACAAGCCATGGGATTCATGAACGAAGATCCCGTAATAACCCCCAACATCGACCGATTTGCTTCTGAAAGCCTCGTATTAACCGACGCCGTAAGCACCAGACCCGTATGCAGCCCATATCGGGCAATGCTCTTCACCGGACAATATCCCCACGCCAATGGCGTACTCGGCAACGTCAACTCCACCACAGTACAATACGAAAACTACCTGCGAGAAAACGCACGGTGCTTCTCAGACGTATTACACGACGCTGGCTACAATCAGGCGTACCTGGGCAAACTACACCTCGATCCCCCCAATGAACAATATGAATACACAGAAGGACCGAGATCAAATGGCGTCATCTGGGACTCATATACCCCACCGGGACCGCGCAGACACGGATATGACTTCTGGTACTCCTATGGCTGTTGCGACTGGCACTTCAACCCCCATTATTGGACCGGCAATGACCCCATTGACAAACGCATCGACCCGAAAGAATGGTCTCCCAAACACGAAACCGACATCGCAATAAACTACATCCGCAACGAAGGTGGCAAATATCGAGATCCCGAAAAACCATTCTCACTCGTCATATCCCACAACCCACCGCACATGCCATTCAAACAAGTACCGGAAAAATACGTCGACCAATACGGCGACGCCACCCATGAAGACCTCTTAACGCGCCCCAACGTACCCACAGATGAACGCGGCGACAGCGCCCGAGAAAACGCGAAACACTACTTCGCCATGGTAACCGGCGTCGATGAAAACTTTGGACGCATACTGGACTGCTTAAAAACAGAGGGACTGGAAGAAGATACCATCGTAGTCTTCACCTCTGACCACGGTGAAATGATGGGCAGCCACGGCCGCATAGGCAAAACCGTACACTACGAAGAATCCTTTACCGTGCCATTTATCATCCGCTGGCCCGGAAAAATCACACCCGGCACAGATAATTTGTTAATTGGCACACCCGACTTGATGCCCACATTGCTCAACCTCATGGGTGTGGGACAGATCCCCGACAGCGTCCAGGGAACGGATTACTCCGACATCCTCCTCGGCAGAGAAGGCACGCGTCCCACCTCTGCGCTCTACCTCAATGTAAACCCCGACAACCCCGCTGGCGGATCGCGCGGCGTGCGCACACACCGACACACGTATGTCGTCACGCGAACGCCTGAAAGCGAAGAAATAATCCTCCACGACAACGTAGCAGACCCCTATCAACTCCAAAACAGCGCTGGCGATCACCCCGGCCTTGTAGCAGAACTTGAGAAAGAAATGAACAACTGGTTAGCAAAAACCGGCGACCCATGGTTACGCGAATAG
- a CDS encoding sulfatase-like hydrolase/transferase, producing the protein MPDTPNLLVIHTDEQSCWTLSAYGGTLVETPHIDSLASEGAILTNFMVNVAVCTPSRGVFLTGRYEHVHGAYRNNIPLNRDEITFAQALKDRGYDTGYAGKWHLDGPPRPGWVHPERTMGFDDAEYMFNRGHWKKIEDTDMGDVQPTVFNYRTMGDEKTYPTDWLTEKTNEFMTRDRENPFCFMLSIPDPHPPFTVRPPYDTMYNPADMPLPDTRNEENQPNWVSNRQAPEDEILRKHMAQYCGMVKVIDNCVGKMLDALREKGILDNTIVVFTSDHGEYLGEHGLMGKNQLYETAYRVPMLIRWPEKIPAGTRIDRLVGSVDFMPTILTLMGFEPCGREHGRDASALLRGEEIEWDDICYIHHDPNRAGVFTPNYELAYVKDHDAILFDRQNDPDQVNNLFDAPEHREMIATMTADLAAHHASVNSPSAEWLREL; encoded by the coding sequence ATGCCAGACACCCCAAATCTCCTCGTCATCCACACCGACGAACAAAGTTGCTGGACATTGAGCGCGTATGGCGGAACACTCGTCGAAACGCCCCACATCGACTCCCTGGCAAGCGAAGGCGCGATCTTGACCAACTTCATGGTCAACGTCGCCGTATGCACCCCATCCCGAGGCGTATTCCTCACCGGGCGCTACGAACATGTACACGGTGCATATCGCAACAACATCCCCCTCAACCGCGATGAAATCACATTTGCTCAGGCACTAAAAGATCGCGGATACGACACCGGATACGCGGGCAAATGGCATCTGGACGGACCCCCGCGCCCCGGCTGGGTACACCCCGAACGCACAATGGGCTTTGACGACGCCGAATACATGTTCAATCGCGGACACTGGAAAAAAATCGAAGATACCGACATGGGCGATGTGCAACCCACAGTGTTTAATTACAGAACCATGGGCGATGAAAAAACCTATCCAACGGACTGGCTAACCGAAAAAACCAACGAATTTATGACGCGAGATCGCGAAAATCCATTTTGTTTCATGCTCAGCATCCCCGATCCCCATCCCCCATTTACCGTGCGCCCACCCTACGACACCATGTACAACCCCGCAGACATGCCACTGCCCGACACGCGCAACGAAGAAAACCAGCCCAACTGGGTATCCAACAGACAGGCTCCAGAAGATGAAATCCTGCGCAAACACATGGCCCAATACTGCGGCATGGTCAAAGTCATCGACAACTGCGTGGGCAAAATGCTCGATGCACTGCGCGAAAAAGGCATCCTGGACAACACAATAGTCGTATTCACCTCCGACCACGGCGAATACCTCGGCGAACACGGACTCATGGGCAAAAATCAACTCTACGAAACCGCGTATCGCGTCCCCATGTTAATCCGCTGGCCCGAGAAAATCCCGGCTGGCACGCGAATAGATCGCCTGGTCGGCTCCGTCGATTTCATGCCCACCATCCTGACCCTCATGGGATTTGAACCCTGTGGCCGCGAACACGGGCGAGATGCATCTGCACTCTTACGCGGCGAAGAAATCGAATGGGACGACATCTGTTATATCCACCACGACCCGAACAGAGCCGGCGTATTCACCCCCAATTACGAACTCGCCTATGTAAAGGACCACGACGCCATCCTCTTTGATCGCCAAAACGATCCCGACCAGGTGAACAACCTGTTTGACGCCCCCGAACACCGGGAAATGATCGCAACCATGACCGCCGACCTCGCCGCACATCACGCATCGGTCAACTCGCCATCAGCAGAATGGTTGCGGGAGCTATAA
- a CDS encoding potassium channel protein, producing the protein MIKGLAPQFAFLLRRRTTRRNLGTLFKLLLAFSVIVTIFSVLFHLIMLREGQEFSWFTGFYWTLTVMSTLGFGDITFQGDLGRLFSMIVLLTGMVFLLIVLPFTFIQFFYAPWIQAQSEARAPRQLPRSTRDHVLLTHYDPIAQALINKLDRYQYSYYLITPDLAHAQQLYDQGINVVVGDLDNPETYKKMQIEQAALVATTDTDPINTHIAFTVRDLNPTVPIIAKVDDPDSVDILELAGCDHVLQLEKMLGASLARRTQSGETAAHVIGQYDDLFIAETTAAHTPLVGQTLEEIGLRRELGLTAVGVWERGIFQPALPDTRIGPHTVLVMTGTQSQLDKFNELFCIYKVSNAPVVVIGGGGVGMEAARTLVEQGLDYRIVEKDVIQAQRLDNCIVGNAADFEVLKRAEIMNALTVIITTHDDDINVYLTVYCRRLNPEIQIISRVTQERNIATLHRAGADFVMSYASMGADAIFNFLKRSDTLMVAESLSVFSEDISVFRMKIPSSLVGRTIANSHIRRNTDCTVIAVNNNQEMQLNPDPNEPLPGAAEILLIGSSEGEKRFLDMYVHT; encoded by the coding sequence ATGATCAAGGGTCTTGCCCCACAATTCGCCTTTTTATTGCGAAGGCGCACAACTCGGCGAAATCTCGGAACTTTGTTCAAATTGTTGCTGGCCTTTTCTGTGATTGTTACAATTTTTAGCGTTCTTTTTCATCTGATTATGCTGAGAGAGGGCCAGGAGTTTAGCTGGTTTACAGGTTTTTATTGGACGCTTACGGTTATGTCAACATTGGGTTTTGGCGATATTACTTTCCAGGGGGATTTGGGGCGTTTATTCTCTATGATCGTTTTGCTGACTGGTATGGTTTTTTTGCTTATTGTTCTGCCGTTTACTTTTATTCAGTTTTTTTACGCGCCGTGGATTCAAGCCCAATCCGAAGCCCGCGCGCCGCGTCAGTTGCCCCGCAGTACGAGAGACCATGTTTTGTTGACCCACTATGACCCCATTGCACAAGCGCTTATCAATAAGCTGGATCGCTACCAATATTCCTACTATCTCATTACGCCAGATTTGGCGCATGCGCAGCAACTATACGATCAGGGTATCAATGTTGTGGTTGGGGATTTAGACAATCCTGAAACGTACAAAAAAATGCAGATTGAACAAGCGGCTCTTGTTGCGACAACAGATACCGATCCAATTAATACCCATATTGCATTTACTGTGCGCGACCTCAATCCGACTGTGCCGATTATTGCCAAGGTGGATGACCCCGATTCCGTGGATATTCTCGAATTAGCGGGATGCGACCATGTGCTTCAACTCGAAAAAATGCTCGGTGCATCTCTTGCGCGGCGCACCCAGAGTGGGGAGACCGCAGCGCATGTGATTGGCCAGTACGACGATTTGTTCATTGCCGAGACCACGGCGGCCCATACGCCCCTTGTGGGCCAAACTCTTGAGGAGATTGGTCTGCGTAGAGAACTGGGTCTGACGGCGGTCGGCGTTTGGGAACGCGGTATTTTTCAGCCGGCATTGCCCGATACCCGTATTGGTCCCCACACTGTGCTGGTAATGACGGGGACGCAGAGTCAGTTGGATAAATTTAACGAGTTGTTCTGTATTTACAAGGTTTCAAATGCTCCCGTTGTCGTCATTGGGGGCGGCGGCGTTGGCATGGAGGCTGCGCGCACGCTTGTGGAACAGGGGCTCGACTATCGGATTGTGGAAAAAGATGTTATCCAGGCTCAGAGGCTCGATAATTGCATTGTGGGCAATGCCGCGGATTTTGAGGTTTTAAAAAGAGCCGAGATTATGAATGCGTTGACGGTTATTATTACGACACACGACGATGATATCAATGTTTATCTCACGGTTTATTGCCGGCGATTAAATCCGGAAATTCAGATTATCAGCCGCGTTACGCAAGAGAGAAATATTGCGACTCTGCATCGCGCAGGCGCGGATTTTGTCATGTCTTATGCGTCGATGGGCGCAGATGCGATTTTCAATTTCTTAAAACGCAGTGATACTCTGATGGTGGCAGAGAGCCTGAGTGTGTTTAGTGAAGATATCAGCGTGTTCAGGATGAAGATACCCTCTTCACTTGTTGGAAGAACGATTGCAAATTCACATATTCGCAGGAATACGGACTGTACGGTTATCGCAGTTAATAATAACCAGGAAATGCAGCTCAATCCCGATCCCAATGAACCGCTACCAGGAGCAGCGGAAATTCTCCTTATTGGCAGTTCAGAAGGGGAAAAGCGGTTTTTGGATATGTATGTTCATACCTGA
- a CDS encoding flavin reductase — protein sequence MVAGAIIGGSMAFDSRLQRDIMGRFVTGVTVVTTRYKNGDITGMTANAVMSLSLDPPLVVVSVDKSATMHSALSDGQCYAINILTREQEHLSNRFAMPGPKDFSDLTLRESKTGAPILEGTLGYLDCKIVNILPAGDHDMFVGEILAGELGEGNPLLYYGGKYRSMAEK from the coding sequence ATGGTTGCGGGAGCTATAATAGGAGGATCTATGGCATTTGATTCACGGCTGCAACGAGATATAATGGGACGATTTGTAACCGGCGTAACCGTCGTCACCACGCGATACAAAAACGGCGACATAACCGGCATGACAGCCAATGCCGTCATGTCATTATCGCTGGACCCACCGCTCGTCGTGGTATCGGTCGATAAATCGGCAACCATGCACAGCGCCTTATCTGACGGACAGTGTTATGCAATCAACATCCTTACCCGGGAGCAAGAGCATCTGTCCAACCGATTTGCCATGCCGGGACCAAAGGACTTTTCCGATCTGACATTGCGCGAAAGCAAAACAGGTGCGCCGATCCTGGAGGGAACACTGGGATATCTCGACTGCAAGATAGTGAACATCTTGCCAGCAGGCGATCACGACATGTTTGTAGGAGAAATACTGGCGGGAGAATTGGGAGAGGGGAACCCGTTGCTCTATTATGGAGGGAAGTATCGAAGTATGGCAGAAAAATAA
- a CDS encoding rhamnulokinase, protein MASTTNYLAYDLGASSGRAVLGRFDGARLDIEEIHRFPNQGIPIGDHYYWDALRLFDEMCTGLRLAVRSGEPLNGMGCDTWGVDYGLLDAQDNLLGNPFCYRDARTQGMMDVAFERVSREEIFEQTGIQFMELNTLYQLLAQRLSQSPQLDIARTFLTMPDLFNFWFTGIKVCEYSNATTTQFFNPRENAWAKSMLNALNIPTDMLPDVVSPGTVLGPMRRSIADEMGVTPIDVIAPACHDTGSAVAAVPLSSPDAVYISCGTWALMGAELPAPAINKRALAHNFTNEGGVDHTIRFLKNISGLWIVQECRRVWALAGKDYSWEELMGLAMASDRLASFIDPDHADFGTPGDMPSRIRDFCKRTGQLLPDSEGDIIRTALESLALKCRYVLGQLEDVLGKTLGDIHIVGGGIHNTLLCQFIASATGRAVLSGPAEATAMGNLLMQAMGKGQIGSLDELRDVVRASTAIKTYSPTDADAWEEAFEKFQRVM, encoded by the coding sequence ATGGCATCGACGACCAATTATCTCGCTTATGATTTGGGTGCGTCCAGTGGTCGGGCTGTTTTGGGGCGTTTTGATGGCGCGCGTCTCGATATTGAAGAGATTCACCGTTTTCCCAATCAGGGGATACCCATCGGCGATCATTATTATTGGGATGCGCTGCGGCTGTTTGACGAGATGTGTACGGGGTTGCGTCTCGCTGTTCGGTCTGGGGAACCGCTCAATGGCATGGGCTGTGATACGTGGGGGGTCGATTATGGCTTGCTCGATGCGCAGGACAATTTGCTCGGCAATCCCTTTTGTTACCGCGATGCGCGCACGCAGGGGATGATGGATGTCGCGTTTGAGCGCGTTTCTCGCGAGGAGATTTTTGAGCAGACGGGTATTCAGTTTATGGAGCTCAACACGCTGTATCAGTTGCTCGCGCAGCGTCTCTCGCAATCGCCCCAGCTCGATATCGCGCGTACGTTTCTCACGATGCCCGATTTGTTCAATTTCTGGTTCACGGGTATAAAGGTGTGTGAGTATTCCAATGCGACGACCACGCAGTTCTTCAATCCGCGCGAGAATGCCTGGGCAAAATCAATGCTCAATGCGCTCAATATTCCCACGGATATGCTTCCGGATGTGGTGTCTCCGGGTACGGTGCTCGGTCCCATGCGCAGGAGCATTGCGGATGAGATGGGTGTTACACCGATTGATGTGATTGCACCGGCTTGTCACGATACGGGGTCGGCGGTTGCGGCTGTGCCTCTTTCTTCGCCCGATGCGGTTTATATCAGTTGTGGCACCTGGGCGTTGATGGGGGCGGAATTGCCCGCACCCGCGATTAATAAGCGTGCGCTCGCGCACAATTTTACCAATGAAGGCGGTGTTGATCATACGATTCGGTTTTTGAAGAATATTTCGGGGCTGTGGATTGTGCAGGAGTGCCGCCGCGTGTGGGCTTTGGCGGGGAAGGATTATTCGTGGGAAGAGTTGATGGGGCTGGCGATGGCGTCGGATCGGCTCGCGTCGTTTATCGATCCGGATCACGCCGATTTTGGTACGCCAGGGGATATGCCGTCTCGCATTCGGGATTTTTGCAAGCGCACCGGTCAATTGCTACCCGATAGTGAAGGGGATATTATTCGCACGGCGCTGGAGAGCCTGGCGCTCAAATGTCGCTATGTTCTGGGTCAGCTCGAAGATGTATTGGGCAAGACGCTGGGGGATATTCACATTGTGGGCGGGGGCATACACAATACGCTTTTGTGCCAGTTTATCGCTTCTGCGACGGGGCGCGCGGTGCTGTCAGGTCCGGCTGAGGCGACTGCAATGGGCAATCTTTTGATGCAGGCGATGGGCAAGGGGCAGATTGGTTCTCTGGATGAACTCCGGGATGTTGTGCGCGCTTCTACCGCGATTAAGACGTATAGCCCGACGGATGCGGATGCCTGGGAGGAGGCGTTTGAGAAATTTCAACGGGTGATGTGA
- a CDS encoding glycosyltransferase: MCSISLSSKVQVRKYMKPVVAHSANPYLPATATWIYDQIRALKRYRPIVLTQTRQNLDRFPIEPVLSAEDIPSIRRTTLRLTRKMRGTYAGYENWLCEHNAVLLHAHFGQEGYRCLSAKQRAGIPLITTFYGLDVSALPRQKKWQKRYKRLFAEGDLFLVEGPFMGEQLIALGCPANRVIVQHLGVDLEKIPFRTDHTPKQPIVLTYSVFREKKGLKYAIQAYAKIAEKYPDAQLRMIGDGPLRPQLQAEIRNLHLENRVKMLGLLPHPTALQELKRATILLYPSVTASDGDTEGGAPVALIEAMAMGVPIVSSQHADIPEVVIDKTCGLLFPERDIAGLAEGLDTLLSSPEQFGRAGCAHVEDQHNLQKQAEKLEVIYDRVLKKT; the protein is encoded by the coding sequence ATGTGTTCGATCTCTTTATCAAGTAAGGTCCAAGTGAGGAAATACATGAAACCTGTCGTCGCGCACAGTGCCAACCCTTATTTACCAGCCACAGCCACCTGGATATACGATCAAATTCGCGCACTGAAACGATATCGCCCCATCGTCCTCACACAAACGCGCCAGAACCTGGATCGCTTTCCCATAGAACCCGTCTTATCAGCCGAAGATATTCCCTCCATTCGCAGAACAACCCTCCGCCTCACTCGCAAAATGCGCGGCACGTACGCAGGCTATGAAAACTGGCTTTGCGAACACAACGCCGTCCTCCTTCACGCGCATTTTGGACAAGAAGGATACCGATGTCTCTCCGCAAAACAGCGCGCGGGCATCCCCCTGATCACCACCTTTTACGGCCTGGACGTATCGGCACTACCCCGGCAAAAAAAATGGCAAAAACGATACAAACGCCTCTTTGCCGAAGGCGATCTCTTCCTGGTTGAAGGACCCTTTATGGGCGAACAACTCATCGCACTGGGATGTCCGGCCAACCGGGTAATCGTACAACACCTGGGCGTAGATCTCGAAAAAATCCCCTTTAGAACAGACCACACACCCAAACAACCCATCGTATTGACATACAGCGTATTCCGAGAAAAAAAAGGATTGAAATACGCAATCCAGGCTTATGCAAAAATAGCGGAAAAATACCCGGACGCCCAACTGAGGATGATAGGCGACGGACCTTTGCGCCCGCAACTACAAGCCGAAATACGAAATCTACACCTTGAAAACCGCGTCAAAATGCTCGGCCTGCTCCCCCATCCCACCGCACTTCAAGAACTCAAACGCGCAACAATCCTCCTCTATCCCAGCGTCACAGCATCAGACGGCGACACTGAAGGCGGCGCACCCGTCGCCCTGATCGAAGCAATGGCAATGGGTGTCCCCATAGTATCGTCCCAACACGCCGACATCCCCGAAGTCGTCATCGACAAAACCTGTGGCCTATTATTCCCCGAACGAGATATTGCGGGCCTCGCTGAAGGATTGGACACCCTCCTCAGCTCCCCCGAACAATTTGGTCGTGCTGGCTGCGCCCATGTCGAAGATCAACACAACCTTCAAAAACAAGCCGAAAAATTAGAGGTGATTTATGATCGGGTCCTGAAAAAAACATAA